acattaggaaaaaaattttctcagacaggatcattgggcactggcagaggctgcccagggaggtggttgagtcaccttccctggaggtgtttaaggcacgggtggacgaggtgctaaggggcatggtttagtgattgataggaatggttggactcgatgatccggtgggtcttttccaacctggtgattctatgattctatgattctaagatcatGGGGTGCCAGGGCGGGGGGCATGAGGACCAAGGGGGCCAGGGCGAGGGGTGTCAGGATCAGGTCCCTCGCGGCGTGGGAAAGGGCCGGCGGAGAGATGAAGGGGGTGGGAggagcgggggggggtggggggggagatGCTGTTGCCGCTGGTCGGCAGCCGAGAGTTTAACTCAAGCAGCCGTCGCGGAGGgcggaggatgaggaggagaccCGCTGCTCGCACGCCCTGCCCGGGCGAGGCGGGGATGCTGGAGGCAGGGGCCGTCCCGGGCTTGTCCGCGCCCCCCGGGAGAAGGACCCTGCGCCTGCCCCgctccctgctctctcctcCTCGCCGTCCGACCGGTCTCTCTGCCCCGGGATGCCTCCCAACCTCACCGGCTATTACCGCTTCGTCTCCCAGGAGAACATGGATAATTACCTACGAGCTCTAGGTAACTCCactctccccatcccactccttcctcctctcctgctctcttctgtttccaaaaattcttctttccaaaaaggaggaagaagggctTTGGGAACCTTCTGGtcctgctgagggacatggtttagtgattgatgggaatggttggactcgatgatccagtgggtcctttccaacttagtgattctgattctgtctGCAACCAACGCTTTTGTGCAGTGGTGGGAGAAGACGTCCCATGGCTCGGTCTCCCTGGGTAAGATCAGGGGAGCTCTGGGGATGCAGCTAGAGGAAGGGCCCAGGTCATCCGCAGGTTTCACCTTCTTATCCTCCAGATATCAACGTGGTTCTGCGAAAACTGGTTTGCCTCCTGAAGCCTGATAAAGAGATCATCCACACAGGAGACCACATGGTCATCCGCACGATCACCTCTCTGCGGGACTATGTTATGGATTTTGACCTGGGAGTCCAGTTTGAGGAAGATCTTGGACCCGTGGATGGACGGAAGTGCCAGGTGAGAAGCCCAAGCAGTGCAGTTTGACAGTGGGCTGGGATGCACTAAAAGTTCAGGGACTTGCTCAGCTTGTGATTCATGAACCAGGtgacagcccagcccagcactAGCATGCCCCTGCAGGTCCAGGAATAAGAGGTTCTATGAGTAAATACCTCATGGTGAAGGCAATGGGCACTGTACAGCCAGAAACCCAGTACTTTGGGATCCAGAGGGTACTATCCTCTGGAGCAAAGTCCTGAAGGAAGTCAGCCCACTTGGCAATACTCTTGTTGCACTTGGAAGCCAGACGGTCATTCACCTCCCACAAAGAGCATCAGTCCCAAAGAGCCACCAGAGACACCAGAGCAGggaaatgcatttgaaaatgtgTCCGATGGGAACAGTCAGTGTTGTTGCCGGAAACCTGTATTGCCAGGACCCTCTTGTCTTGGGACCGTgacttcctctctccttttttttcagacaactGTCTTCTGGGAGGGGGATCAGCTGGTGTGTGAGCAGCTAGGAGAGAAGAGGAACCGAGGCTGGAGGCACTGGCTGGAGGGGGACCAGCTGCATCTGGTGAGAAGGGGTCCCATGCAGCTCGCTAAATCCCCGTCACAGTTGGCTGCGCGGACACACAGCGTGAGCGCTGCAGGCTCTGAGCCAGTCACACAGCTTCCTTCCAGCTCCAAACTTTAGCCCCGGCTTCTCAGGGGCAGCCGCCACTTGACACAAACATCCTCCTCCAGGGTTTAAAAGTTAACATAGCTCGGCAAAGGCAATGGCCCTGCCCTGCATCTTGACCCGCTGGGGCTTTGGGAGGGTCGGGAAGGACTCACGGCAGCCTGTGAGGCTCCAGCCGGCACCAGGGGGGCAGGGAGGCCTGCGGCGGTGCGGGGAGAAGCAGGGGATCCAGACTAAATTCCCCTTCCACGCTCCTTTCCCCAGCGCATGACGGCTGAAGACGAGGTCTGCGTCCAGGTTTTCCAGAAAGTGAAGTGATGCGGGGGCGGAACGAGTGCAAACCGCCTGGAATTGTAAAAGAAACACGACCAAGTTATCCGAGCAGCGTGTTTTGTTCTGCCTTGGCAGCCGTGGGGCCAGATGGGACCCCTGCGGCTGGGTCTCGAGGTGGGGGATGGGAGGGGACACCGAGGCTCTTGTCGCAATAAGagaggggcaggatgggggtCCCCgcaccccccagctgcccctggggtgcaggggttgaTGCCCGagtgggcaggggtgggactgcaAGTGCCATCTCTTAGggtcacagagtggtttgggtgggaagggaccttaaagcccatccagttccgacacccctgtgatgggcagggacacctcctactggatcaggttgctcaaagcctcatccagcctggccttgagcacctccagggatggggcagctacgacttctctgggcgactggttccagtgcctccccaccatgacaggaaaatatttcttcctaaaatccagtcttaatctcccctctttcagctgaaagccattgcccctcatcctatccctgcacacccTGACAAAGGAGCCCTGAAAGagtcctcagctttcctgtaggccccctttaggtacCCTTGCCCCCTGGGGACTCCGGATTTTTCCCACAATCCTCAAGCAGGGTGGGTAGAAAACAATTTCTCCTTCTGAGGCAAGGAATTTCACGTGACTATGTGAAATCCGAGGGATGGGGTGAGGGAATGGCCCCATGTTCACTGCTCCTGGGAAGgttgaaatggtgatttgtcaTTGGTGAGATGGAGTGTCAACTGCAATGTGTTAAAACAAGATTAACGACTAAGATAACTACAAAGACCCTTATCTTCCTGTCACCCAAAGTGGATAACTGCTCAGGGATGGCCAAACTTTAAAATCTCTGGATGGGATTAATTTTACacacccaccccccaccccctggaAATGCAATTAGGTTCCAGGAATAAGGCATGCTTGTCATTTCATGGAAACACCTCTGTGtataaagttctctgaaatcacAGCTGGGTAGAAGCattctgaggacaaatcccagGTCTTCTCCAGTGCTTCATAAGAAGAATCACTACTTAAAAACCACATTGGTTATTGAGTGTGAATTTCATTGTTTCAAGGTCCCAAGGGTGAAGAAGGCGCAGGCTTTCCTGGTGTAAGAAATCATGGCTACCACCTCTAACCCCCATGCTCCTGGCACTTGTGGCAGTGCTTCCACACAGCCACCATAGCTGCCATGGTTCACAGCTCCTCTTTACAATTGGAGACCAAGGGGCAAAGCCAAAGGAGATGGGATCTCCTGAAAAACCAGACCAGTGCTAAAGACAGAGAATTCACTGAAGATCCTGATGGGATATGTGTGAGCTCACAGAGTTTCTGAAGGAAACTTGTAAGTGCCCCAAACAAGAGGCTGAAGAACAGGGTACTCCGATGTGTAGCTACTGACATCACAGAGAATCAACAAGTAGGtagattttgaaaagagaggCCTTTTTCAAGCTGAGAAAGTTCATTTTCGTCCTCCGGTCCATCTGAAAAGTAGTATTTTCAAAAGAGCTTCTTATCAGGGAACTGAAAAGATGAGTGCTGTGAGAAAAGCATTATTTCAGGATATGTGATACGCAAGGGATCAGGGAGCTAAGTCTGCACCTGTAATGTCAACTTCTGGCCCTTGAGGTCGttccaggctgcagcagcttgTCATATCCACAGGGTGAGAGTACCACTGCGGGGCACATAATCAGACTCAGTGAGGCATCATAGCCATACCATCCAGCATATCATTTATCTGCTCCATGCAGACCTCCCCATCATTCATTCTATCATAAGGAGCCTCTACATTATCTATGTTGTACCACGAGGTTGCGAAAGGCAGAGCTTTGACTGACAGCGGCTGAGGCTGGTTCAAGTGTTGCCGTCTTCCTACTCCTCCATAAAATGAGAACCCTACTGAGCTGCTTCTGGTCTCCAACACCAAGCTCACCATGTCCAAACTGGTATCTTCCAGACTGTGCGACCAACAATTAATTGACTAATTTCAAGGCCTGAACCTGCACCCtgaactttccttttctgagcCTGCTTTCTGGTTTGATGATAGACTGCTGTTGCCTTCAGGCATAGGCCAGACTCTTCCACTGGTGTGCCACCCATCCACATAGTTGTCATATAAAGCCTCTGAGGTGGTATGCTGAGTGGATTGCTTCTGGCTGGTAGCCAGCCATCATATATCCATGACAGGCTCTCGTCTTCTGGAAGCATCCTATTGTGCTAGAACCATAGATAGGAATCATACCCAGCTGATGTAGTTCACAGTAACAATATTCATGAGGGATAAATATTACAGCCTCTTCTAGGGCTTCAGACAGTAAACACCAGCACTTTTGTCTTGTGCAGTCACATCATAGGTGAGATGCTGTAGTCAGATAGTGACTTTGCACAACATTATTTATATCACTGAGACGTGAGCCTGCAGAAAGTGAGGATATGGTGGTAAAAGGAGTTAACTCCacctggaggccagttacaagtggggttccccagggcttggtgctgggtccagtcctgttcaatgtctttatcaatgacctggatgaaggtgttgagtgcacccttagcaagtttgcagatgacactaagctgggtggaaacatggatctgctggagggtagggaggctctgcaaagggatctgaacaggctggaccactgggctgagaccaatgggatgtggtttaacaaggccaaatgccgggtcctgcacttggggcacaacaaccctgtgcagtgctacagactagcagaagtctggctagaaagctgcctggaggaaaaggacctgggggtccttttgtggagaggagggttgGTTGACAGCTCATCCTTTCCTTCTCAGTAGATGGAAGGGTCTGCACATTAGCAGATGATCTCCTGGCTTCTGAGGCTGCAGAGAAGGTTTCTTTTCATTGACCTCCTGTAACACACTGTATTCAAGGCAGAAATCTCACTCAATGAGAGAATATTGCCCTCTTTGACAGTGCTGAAGATCTACAGATTCTTTACTTCGCTTTGAAATTGTCTGGATTTATTGTCCAGTCCTCTTGCAACCCAGCTAAGCCAAGCAGGCTGCAAATAGGTGCTAGTTCTGGTCTCCCGTGGTCCTACATGTCTTCTGTGGTCCTATGTGTATTCTACTCTCAAGCACAGACATCCTCCCGAGGAAAAAATGGTACCGAGTATTTCCTGGctcctagggaggtggttgagttacctaacctggagctgtttaagggacgggtggacgaggtgctgaggaacatggtttagttttgataggaatggttgaactcgatggtcttttccaacctggtgattctatgattctaacataAAGAGGATTGGACAGAGCATGTGAAGCGGAATGCCACCAgtgggagcactggagcaggacTGAGGGCATAGCTGGATTGTCCAAATCAGGCGGGTCTATGGGA
This genomic window from Phaenicophaeus curvirostris isolate KB17595 chromosome 1, BPBGC_Pcur_1.0, whole genome shotgun sequence contains:
- the RBP5 gene encoding retinol-binding protein 5; protein product: MPPNLTGYYRFVSQENMDNYLRALDINVVLRKLVCLLKPDKEIIHTGDHMVIRTITSLRDYVMDFDLGVQFEEDLGPVDGRKCQTTVFWEGDQLVCEQLGEKRNRGWRHWLEGDQLHLRMTAEDEVCVQVFQKVK